Proteins encoded in a region of the Rhizobium favelukesii genome:
- a CDS encoding group II intron maturase-specific domain-containing protein, translating to MTEDQFLRTDAGTPQGGIISPLLANIALSAIEERYERWTYHRKKTQARRKSNGVAAAASARDSDRIAGRCVYLPVRYGDDFVVLVSGSLEEAMAEQCALADYLIKTTGLTLSPEKTKVTAMTEGFEFLGFRFSVHWDKRYGYGPRVEIPKAKAANLRHKVKQLTQRDSISVSLGEKLRGVNAITSGWANYYRYCVGAGRVFVALDWYIGLRLYCWLRKKRPKATPSELWGSKQPSRHRATRRVWREGSIEQHVLCWTPVERYRLAWMDTPDFPMSSGEPDA from the coding sequence TTGACGGAGGATCAGTTCCTCCGGACGGACGCCGGCACCCCTCAGGGCGGGATCATCTCACCTTTGCTCGCAAACATCGCCCTTAGCGCGATCGAGGAGCGGTATGAAAGGTGGACCTATCACCGCAAAAAGACCCAAGCCCGTCGCAAAAGCAACGGGGTGGCGGCAGCGGCGAGCGCCCGGGACAGCGATCGTATAGCAGGACGCTGTGTGTATCTGCCGGTGCGCTACGGCGACGACTTCGTGGTTCTGGTGTCTGGATCGCTGGAGGAGGCAATGGCAGAGCAATGTGCTCTGGCCGACTACCTGATCAAGACAACCGGACTGACGTTGTCGCCGGAAAAGACGAAGGTTACGGCCATGACAGAGGGCTTCGAGTTTCTCGGATTCCGCTTCAGTGTGCATTGGGATAAACGTTATGGCTACGGCCCGCGCGTTGAAATACCCAAGGCAAAGGCCGCGAACCTGCGTCACAAAGTCAAGCAACTGACGCAACGTGATAGCATATCCGTCAGTCTTGGCGAAAAGCTTCGAGGGGTGAATGCCATCACCAGCGGATGGGCGAATTATTATCGCTACTGTGTAGGTGCCGGCCGTGTATTTGTCGCTCTAGACTGGTACATTGGCCTGCGTCTGTACTGCTGGCTGCGTAAGAAACGTCCAAAGGCAACACCGAGCGAACTGTGGGGCTCAAAACAGCCAAGCAGACACCGGGCGACGAGGCGGGTCTGGAGAGAGGGATCCATTGAGCAACACGTGCTCTGCTGGACACCTGTCGAGCGATATCGTCTCGCGTGGATGGATACGCCTGACTTTCCCATGTCTTCTGGAGAGCCGGATGCGTAA